Genomic window (Lycium barbarum isolate Lr01 chromosome 2, ASM1917538v2, whole genome shotgun sequence):
TTCTTATTGTACTGGCAAAGCACATCTGTCCTCCGAGAGAGATCGAGGGTTTGAACCCTAGTACTGGATAGGTAGGTATGGGTTGTTTCAAGTTCTGCGCTCTCTTTTGCTAAAAGTTTTGATGTCATTCCAGAAAATAACAATCAAAACTAGCCAACCTCCTCTGCAATCATTTGTGTTCTttgtatatataatattatagtGACATGTTTACTCTTTTAAATATCAACTCGGAGCCCCTGGATTCATAGTGATAGGAATATGCTAGACAAATTTATCCACCTCCAAAAATGCTTCAAACACACACATCTTACAACAATGTTCACAACAATCAAACAGTAAATCATGCTAACAAGTCATAGATCATTATCCAGTTACACCCAATTCCAACCACAAGCATTTGCATCGTTCATCGTCAACCATGGAAGTTATTATACATGATCTAATGAATTACTAAAATCTAAAAACATAAACCATGACAAAAGTAAACACAACTTACAATTTCATTCATTTAATTGGTCAAGCTCAGCCTTCAATTGCTCAAGCTTAAGCCCCATAGACCTTTGAATCACCCCCTTTTCGCTCTCCGACACATTCTCCAACAACCCATTATACAAATCAAGAACTTCCTTAACAGCAGCACGTGCACATTCAGCTTCTTCATTAAAATACACTGTCTCTTTAGATTCCATTGCTGATTCTATCTCCTCTCTTGCTTCTGCAAACTTGAGGTTTATTTTATCAACTTCTCTGTCAGAGTCAACACTACTATATTGCCTAACATTCTGAAAATTTAAGATTTGGGTTGATGAATTTGACCTTGTTGGGGCAAGAAAAT
Coding sequences:
- the LOC132627392 gene encoding embryogenesis-like protein — translated: MHRRSSISLCKSLFKHPFEKSTIPKSSFSSRTLTSLSNQHISNHFTSLNLRKTTHFLAPTRSNSSTQILNFQNVRQYSSVDSDREVDKINLKFAEAREEIESAMESKETVYFNEEAECARAAVKEVLDLYNGLLENVSESEKGVIQRSMGLKLEQLKAELDQLNE